The stretch of DNA TGGAGGTTGTGGTGCCTGATGAACAGCTTTCCCTGGCCATCGGCCGGAAGGGCCAGAATGTGCGCCTGGCCTCCAAACTATCTGGCTGGCGGATTGACGTTAAGAATGAGATAAAATATGAACGGATGTTAAAAGAAGGCTACCAGACTTTGCTGAACCTGCCTCAGATAGACGAGAAGATGGCAGATGCGCTTTATGAGGCTGGTTATACTTCTGTCTTCGATCTCCTGACTTCCAGCCCTGAAGAATTACAACAGGTTCCGGAACTGGACGAAACAAACCCGGAAGAGATCATCGAAGCCGCACGCATTTACATAGATAACGCCAAGATTGAAGAGGCCGAGGGAGATGAAGAGCCGGCCGGCGATGAGTCGGTTTCAGCCATGGATGAATCAGCCGAAACAACGGAAGAAGCGAGTGAGGCGGCTGAGGATGCAGAAGCCGCCCCGCCCCTGACGGAGTTATCGGAAGGCAGCAGTCCCTCTGTAGAAATGCCCACCCAGACCACAGAGGAGAGTGAAAAAGGTTTGGAAAACAAAGAGGAGTCTGGATAGGGGTGGATAGTGATTGCTGCATCAGGCTCCGGGGGCCCTATTCGGACCTGCCTTGGATGTTCAAGGAAGAGGATCAAATCCGAACTCGTGCGTTTGGCCCTGGACGAAAAAGGACGGGTCGTGTGGGACGAGCAGCAGATACGGCCGGGCCGAGGGGCTTATATCTGCCCTTCTCGAGTTTGCCTGAAAGCCATGTTAAAGAAAAAAAAGCTGGCTCGGGCCTTCCGCCGCCCAGTCTCGACCGCCCTTCTGGAATCATCGGCAGTACCATGGCAGGAAGAAATTTGTTAAAAGGTGACGTTACCTTAGATAGATCTGCACAAAGCGATTATGGCGCCGAGCCGCCTTTGAAAAAAATTACCTCGATGGAGGTAGTACATGGGAAAGATTAGGATCTACGAATTAGCCAAACAGCTAAACATGACCAATAAAGTGCTGGTACAAAAGCTCCAGGAGATGGGCTATCCGGTCAAGAGCCATTCCAGTACCGTTGATGAGTCGCAGGTCAGTGAGATTAAGGATCGTCTTGAGGGCCGCAAGTCCCAGGTAGTGGTCGAGAAGAAAATCCGTGCCACAATCGTTCGGCGGAGAAAAAAGATCATTGAGGTGTCCGCTGAGGAAACGGCTGAAGCCGAAGCCAAGGCGGTTGAGCCGACCGAGGCAGCGCCTTCGGAACCCCTGGAATCACCCCTTCAGGAGGAGCCAGCAGCCAAGGCGGTAGGTACACCTTCCCTCGCTGAAACACCGGCCACTGAAAGCGCCCTCGGAGAACCTGCAGAAACAGCTGGTGAGGCGGCCGCGGAGCCGTCGGTTGAAGAGCTGGCAGAGGAAGCCAAGCCTCAACCCAAAATAAAAAAAATAAAAAGACCAAAGGGAGAACCGGCCCGGATTATCAGTCGGCCCAAAATCGTACCTCCTGAGGCAAAACCAGAGGAAAAACCGGTTCCAAAACCAGCAACACCGCCTGAACCTCTTCCGGAGAAGCCAGTTCCGGAACCCACCGTCTCGCTCGTCCTGCCTGAAGCAGAGACCAAAAAGCTCAAGAAGAAAAGGAAAGCCAAAGCCGAGCCCGAAATATCTGATGAAGTAAAAGCCGTTCCCAAAAAACCGTTCCGGCGTAGGGAAATCATCGAGCGAACAGAACTTTATGATGAAGAACCCATGGGCCGAACCCGTTCGGCGCGATATCGGAAAATCGCCCGGGCCGTTAAAAAAACCCAAAAACCCGCTATTACTGTTCCCAAGGCCATTAAACGGCGCATAAAAATCGCTGAAGCCATTACCGTCGCGGAACTGGCCAAGAGAATGGGGGTCAAGGCTCAGGATGTTCTCCGGACGCTCATCAGCTTGGGGATCATGGCAAATATCAACCAGGCCATTGACTATGATGCTGCTGAACTGGTGGCCTCTGAATTCGATTATGAGGTGACCAAAGGCGCCTTTGACGAGGAAGAGGTTCTCCATCTGGTTGAGCCGGAAGAGATAGAAATGACCCTACGCTCGCCGGTGGTCACGGTGATGGGCCATGTAGATCACGGTAAAACCTTACTCCTGGACACTATCAGACAGACAAATATTATCGAAGGTGAGGCCGGAGGCATTACTCAGCATATCGGCGCCTATCATGTCAGTTTCGATGAAGGAAATATCACCTTTCTCGATACCCCGGGCCACGAGGCCTTCACCGCCATGCGGGCCCGGGGAGCCCGGATAACCGATATCGTGGTTCTCGTTGTCGCCGCCGACGATGGGCCTATGGAACAGACCCGGGAAGCCATTGACCACGCCAGGGCCGCCGGTGTGCCAATCCTTGTGGCCATCAATAAAATTGACAAACCCGAGGCTGATCCGGACCGCGTAAAACGCAGTCTCTCTGAACTGGGACTGGTTCCGGAGGAATGGGGCGGTGATACGATTTTCGCTAACGTCTCTGCTAAGACAGGGCAAGGGATCACCGAACTGCTGGACCTCATTCTCCTTCAGGCCGAAGTAATCGAGCTGAAAGCCGCGCCTCATGGCAGGGCACAGGGCCGGGTCATTGAAGCCCACCTGGACAAAGGCCGCGGCCCGGTGGCCACTATTCTGGTGCAAAGCGGTCTGCTTAAGCCTGGCGATCCCTTTGTTTGCGGCGTCTATTATGGCAAAATTCGAGGCATGCTCAATGACAGCGGCCGGAGACTGAATCAGGCCGGGCCGTCCCTACCCGTGGAAATTCAGGGTATTTCAGGCGTTCCTGGCGCCGGAGACGAATTCCTCGTCCTTGAGAATGAGAAAAGAGCCAAGCAGGTCAGCCAGTACCGGCAACTCAAACAGCGTGAGTTGGAACTGATCAAGACTTCCAAGGTAACCCTGGAAACTATTTACGAGCGGATCAAGGAAGGAGAGGCCAAAGAGTTAAACATCGTGCTCAAGGCGGATGTCCAGGGTTCGCTTGAGGCCATCAACGATGCGCTGTCAGCCCTGTCCACCGATGAGATCAAAATCATCGTCATCCATTCCACCACCGGTGCGATAAATGAAACGGATGTCATGCTGGCCTCCGCTTCAGATGCCTCGGTCATTGGGTTCAACGTCCGACCGAACGCCAAGGTCCAGGAACTGGCCGAATCCGAGAATATTGAGATTCGGTACTATGATGTTATCTATAAGCTGACCGAGGAAGTCAAGGAAGCCATGGTCGGCCTGTTAGAACCCACTTATGTTGAAGAAACGATCGGTACGGCGGAGATAAAGCAAACCTTTCAGGTTTCCAAGATCGGAACCGTGGCCGGTACCGCTGTCACCAGCGGGAAGATTGTACGCAGCGCTAAAGTGCGGCTGCTCCGGGATGGTATTGTTCTATTCGACGGCCTTATGGCCTCGCTCAAGAGGTTCAAGGATGACGTCAAGGAGGTCTCCAGCGGCTATGAATGCGGAATCAGCCTGGAAAATTTCAATGACGTTAAGGTCGGTGATATGATCGAGGCCTACGTCATAGAGGAAATGAGCGCCACTTTGTAAGAGGCTTGCCCCGAGGAAAAAAAGATGGTCGTTGGCATTCTGAGGGTTACAATGATTATCCCGGGCAACTCCTCCCTCAAAGGCAAACGGAAAGTCGTCAAGAGCCTTCTCGGAAAGTTGAGGGCGAAGTTTAATCTGGCCGCAGCCGAAGTGGAGGATAACGACCTCTGGCAACGCGCCGGACTGGGCCTGGCCCTGGTTGGGAACGACCGCCGATACATCAACTCGGCCATGGACAAGGTTCTCGATTTCATAGAACGAACGACCGAGGCGGAGATTATTGATTCTCAAACAGAGATTATCAACATTTTTTAAGAATCCGATTCTATCGGGAAAGACGCTGCAATGAGTACGAGAAGAGTGGCCAGAATTCAGGGTTTGATCATGGAAACGGTCTCCTACCTCCTGCTGGCAAAGGTCAAAGATCCTCGATTGCAGTCAGTCACGGTCACCAGGGTTGAGGTCAGCCCTGATCTGAGAAGGGCGATGGTGTACTACAGCTTTTTTGGCCAGGATGCGGACCGAGAAGCGGTTGCGCAGACTCTGAAAGGATCAACCGGTTTCTTCCGTCGGGAAGTCGGTCGAAAGGTGGGCCTGAAATTCGTGCCCGAGATTGTCTTTCGGTTCGACCAGTCAATGGAGTACAGCCAACACATGGACGAGGTGTTCAAGCGTCTGCATGCAACAGACACGCCGCAAGAAAATAAAAAATAAGTTTGAGGTGAACCAGATCGGTATAAAAACTCTGGCCGCACTCTTTCAGAAAAAAAACAGCTTTCTGCTTCTGAGCCATATAAACCCTGACGGGGATGCGTTAGGGTCCATGCTGGCCTTGGGAGAAGGCCTCAGGTCTCTGGGTAAGAGCGTGAGGCTGTTTAATGAGACAGGGGTGCCTCCGCTTTATAAGTTCCTGCCTCATGCAAAAGAAGTGGCCACTCGCCTCGACGCATGGAATGATTTTGATATCGCAGTTCTTTTGGACTGTCACTCCTTGAAGCGAGCGGGTAAGAAGGCTGCCAAGGCAGCCCTGATTCAAGACCTGGCGATCCTTGATCATCACGAGGTTGGGCAGCCGGTTCTATCGGCAGCCTCAATGATTGATCCGGAGGTTTCAGCCACTGGCGAGCTGATCTATCAGCTTCTGATCTCCATGGAGGTGGATATCACTCCCCAGATGGCAACCAACCTCTTCACAGCTATCAGTACTGATACCGGCTCGTTCAGTTTTGATAACACCACAGCCTCATGTCTGGACGTTGCGGCCGCACTGGTGAGACGGGGCGCCAGACCGTGGGAAATCTTTCGTCAGCTTAACTTCAATATGCCTCCTCAAAGATTGAATCTGCTGAGCCGGAGCTTGGAAAACATAGAGTATTACCACCAGGGCCGAATAGGAACCTTGACCGTCAACTCCGAGGTCATGGCCGCCACTAAGACTTCTAAAATAGACACCGAGGGGTTCGTCAGTTACCCCCGCTCGGTCAGAGGAGTGGAACTGGCCCTTTTAATCACGGAAAATGGAGATGGAGTCTGTCATGTCAGCCTTCGATCCCAGGGAAAGGTAGACGCGGCGGCCTTGGCTGGAACCTTTGGCGGCGGCGGACATCATAATGCCGCTGGCTTTTCCCTGGCTGGCACCGTTGAAGAGGTTAAAACCCGGGTCATATCGGCGGCCATCTCATTTCTGCCTCCAGAAGGGGCCTAAGGTCAGTCATGAAGTCGAATCGTTATAACAGCAGCCTCTCCGGCGTTCTGATCCTGGACAAGCCCGCCGGGCTGACCTCTTTTGAGGTGGTCCGGCGCATCAGGAAGGCTCTGGGGGTCAAAAGAGTTGGACATACCGGCACCCTGGATCCCATGGCAACCGGCCTTCTGCTTCTTTGCATCAATCAGGCTACCAAGCTCGTCCCCTTTCTCCAATCCGGGGAAAAGGGTTATGCCGGACGCATGATCCTGGGTCTGTGCACGGATACGGATGACATCACCGGGCGGGTTACCTCCAGGAAGACTGACTTCGACCTGAATCCCGAGGAAATTATCCGTGTGGCCGCAGAATTTGTCGGGCTCATCGAACAGGTCCCGCCGCAGTATGCGGCCTTAAAACACCAGGGTCAACCGGCCTATAAATTGGCCCGCCGCGGAGAAAAAGTCCCGACCAAGGCTCGGGAGGTGATGGTTCATGAGCTGACGGTTACAGAGATAGATTTGCCCGGGGTATCTTTCCTGGCTAGAGTTTCAAAAGGGACATACATTCGTTCCCTGGTGGCTGACTGGGGCCGCCAGCTTGGCACCGGCGCATGCCTGGAGAGTCTGAAGCGTTTGACCAATGCGTCCTTTACTCTTAAGCAGGCTATAACCCTTGAGGAGGCCGAGATTTTGGCACAAAAAGGTCGGCTGGCGGAGCGGATCATCCCCCTGGAAAACGCTCTGTCCTTCATGCCGGTCGTTCAGGTTCCCGGTGTTTTGATTCGCCTGGTCGAAAACGGGCAACCGCTGCC from Deltaproteobacteria bacterium encodes:
- the infB gene encoding translation initiation factor IF-2; amino-acid sequence: MGKIRIYELAKQLNMTNKVLVQKLQEMGYPVKSHSSTVDESQVSEIKDRLEGRKSQVVVEKKIRATIVRRRKKIIEVSAEETAEAEAKAVEPTEAAPSEPLESPLQEEPAAKAVGTPSLAETPATESALGEPAETAGEAAAEPSVEELAEEAKPQPKIKKIKRPKGEPARIISRPKIVPPEAKPEEKPVPKPATPPEPLPEKPVPEPTVSLVLPEAETKKLKKKRKAKAEPEISDEVKAVPKKPFRRREIIERTELYDEEPMGRTRSARYRKIARAVKKTQKPAITVPKAIKRRIKIAEAITVAELAKRMGVKAQDVLRTLISLGIMANINQAIDYDAAELVASEFDYEVTKGAFDEEEVLHLVEPEEIEMTLRSPVVTVMGHVDHGKTLLLDTIRQTNIIEGEAGGITQHIGAYHVSFDEGNITFLDTPGHEAFTAMRARGARITDIVVLVVAADDGPMEQTREAIDHARAAGVPILVAINKIDKPEADPDRVKRSLSELGLVPEEWGGDTIFANVSAKTGQGITELLDLILLQAEVIELKAAPHGRAQGRVIEAHLDKGRGPVATILVQSGLLKPGDPFVCGVYYGKIRGMLNDSGRRLNQAGPSLPVEIQGISGVPGAGDEFLVLENEKRAKQVSQYRQLKQRELELIKTSKVTLETIYERIKEGEAKELNIVLKADVQGSLEAINDALSALSTDEIKIIVIHSTTGAINETDVMLASASDASVIGFNVRPNAKVQELAESENIEIRYYDVIYKLTEEVKEAMVGLLEPTYVEETIGTAEIKQTFQVSKIGTVAGTAVTSGKIVRSAKVRLLRDGIVLFDGLMASLKRFKDDVKEVSSGYECGISLENFNDVKVGDMIEAYVIEEMSATL
- a CDS encoding DUF503 domain-containing protein; amino-acid sequence: MVVGILRVTMIIPGNSSLKGKRKVVKSLLGKLRAKFNLAAAEVEDNDLWQRAGLGLALVGNDRRYINSAMDKVLDFIERTTEAEIIDSQTEIINIF
- a CDS encoding YlxR family protein; amino-acid sequence: MIAASGSGGPIRTCLGCSRKRIKSELVRLALDEKGRVVWDEQQIRPGRGAYICPSRVCLKAMLKKKKLARAFRRPVSTALLESSAVPWQEEIC
- the rbfA gene encoding 30S ribosome-binding factor RbfA; this translates as MSTRRVARIQGLIMETVSYLLLAKVKDPRLQSVTVTRVEVSPDLRRAMVYYSFFGQDADREAVAQTLKGSTGFFRREVGRKVGLKFVPEIVFRFDQSMEYSQHMDEVFKRLHATDTPQENKK
- the truB gene encoding tRNA pseudouridine(55) synthase TruB produces the protein MKSNRYNSSLSGVLILDKPAGLTSFEVVRRIRKALGVKRVGHTGTLDPMATGLLLLCINQATKLVPFLQSGEKGYAGRMILGLCTDTDDITGRVTSRKTDFDLNPEEIIRVAAEFVGLIEQVPPQYAALKHQGQPAYKLARRGEKVPTKAREVMVHELTVTEIDLPGVSFLARVSKGTYIRSLVADWGRQLGTGACLESLKRLTNASFTLKQAITLEEAEILAQKGRLAERIIPLENALSFMPVVQVPGVLIRLVENGQPLPLNRLENFNPQPGPVQVISPETDLLAVYKYDPRTADRKNESLTPLRVLGRS
- a CDS encoding DHH family phosphoesterase, producing MQQTRRKKIKNKFEVNQIGIKTLAALFQKKNSFLLLSHINPDGDALGSMLALGEGLRSLGKSVRLFNETGVPPLYKFLPHAKEVATRLDAWNDFDIAVLLDCHSLKRAGKKAAKAALIQDLAILDHHEVGQPVLSAASMIDPEVSATGELIYQLLISMEVDITPQMATNLFTAISTDTGSFSFDNTTASCLDVAAALVRRGARPWEIFRQLNFNMPPQRLNLLSRSLENIEYYHQGRIGTLTVNSEVMAATKTSKIDTEGFVSYPRSVRGVELALLITENGDGVCHVSLRSQGKVDAAALAGTFGGGGHHNAAGFSLAGTVEEVKTRVISAAISFLPPEGA